The following coding sequences lie in one Schistosoma mansoni strain Puerto Rico chromosome 3, complete genome genomic window:
- a CDS encoding dual specificity kinase: protein MRECSGGELNRYDFPIINLYEHFTFRKHICMTFELLNINLYDLLKLNKFTGLPRDRVRRICYQVLKALQFIQKAGIIHCDLKPENILLVWPQLPENENTTNNTTNYQYGDNNLKKSQQHQNHYNGNNNNNDNGYDSMNHLRSMCQRVTEQKDYVKLIDFGSSCFQNGQPYPYIQSRFYRAPEILLRLGYNEAIDTWSFGCLVAELINGLPLFPGEDEADQMACIMEVLGLPHPNLLRHSSELDRYFIEFKCDKLKPSTLEFMDKNGVRLCRDVVYLPRYCSVRYPDGDNPPQLLPGLSKRGGHVRGIPSSLPLLQAITQSRLRRYKRKDTRSVSNLSTTMNATKMSEEEEIYLDQDNELVVNLLSSCLTWLPDERIQPNKAILHPWFNHFYNNKSSIGFRSQLRVRSMEVSKFAPNNSKLANEINERYLIHDHRNGHESLNKDSLHKINGFCNNGRRKTSRLNLINNHLVNFDITPNNFIVDDSVRNNHETDVKPCMVDAQSSPIQEEELKKTRQNSQITIVQQQPSYMVTVSNSPNKCSKNLSHSTQHTDKLSSSGNRRVTLVYPNNNSSNVNDNRTITTTTPVTTTMVATTANSSNQGVDNKSTVSDDNQEGRLLSVNLSFNHLNNDNSITKTNNSNIDGACDDVNISNITSNLLTSVRRSSLIGSLTEINNLNGTQSEVVVEKTRPLIHTKPDAIYQSKKRLDRNSTSNSDRPLSEFTHHHHHQNNQHPIADYVCKITNSPNRYSYSNLHQSVPFVSSLTIDKSLNNSMNNIVSIQKMKPATDVGMINASTKRYSVPTRTKLIDIPQAEYEIPITDHNNSSINYNHINDYAKQDIHFIPVTSSHVIISTDSGISHKLNTTHDNSTTNITSNCHYETQYRYPSSHYSQQQCDTYHNHKNNYQYRQQQPPSQHQEQFNRQTSCWLANNNNNSCYSNNNRKILNFTRNHTDPKEHSLNSHLNGISSTITGMNSGSTLNSTITLPEIAPKPPARTKLIISNSSNNDTSNNIDYKSPSRWRSVKSLSSEDYGSANLYGPQPYCQPTIESHKIIVQRLPQFNLNNSNNNGHSGYTDQMSSYYTQYET, encoded by the exons ATGCGTGAATGTTCCGGTGGTGAATTAAATCGTTATGATTTtccaattattaatttatatgaaCATTTTACATTTCGTAAACATATTTGTATGACATttgaattattaaatattaatttatatgatttattaaaattgaataaattcaCGGGTCTACCAAGAGATCGTGTACGACGTATATGTTATCAAGTATTAAAAGCTTTACAATTTATACAAAAAGCTGGAATTATACATTGTGATTTAAAACCAGAAAATATTCTACTTGTTTGGCCACAATTACCAGAAAATgaaaatactactaataatactactaattatCAATATGGTGATAATAATCTTAAAAAAAGTCAACAACATCAAAATCattataatggtaataataataataatgataatggatATGATTCAATGAATCATCTACGTTCAATGTGTCAACGTGTAACAGAACAAAAAGATTATgtaaaattaattgattttggTTCAAGTTGTTTTCAAAATGGTCAACCATATCCATATATTCAATCAAGATTTTATAGAGCACCAGAAATTCTGCTTCGTTTAGGTTATAATGAAGCAATTGATACATGGAGTTTTGGATGTTTAGTAGCTGAACTAATAAATG GTTTACCATTATTTCCTGGAGAAGATGAAGCTGACCAAATGGCTTGTATCATGGAAGTATTAGGTCTACCACATCCAAATCTTTTACGTCATTCATCTGAATTAGATCgttatttcattgaattcaaaTGTGATAAACTGAAACCATCTACATTGGAGTTTATGGATAAAAACGGTGTACGATTATGTAGAGATGTTGTATATCTACCGCGTTATTGTTCAGTACGTTATCCAGATGGTGATAATCCTCCACAATTATTACCAGGTCTTTCAAAACGAGGTGGACATGTTCGTGGTATACCAAGTAGTTTACCATTACTTCAAGCTATTACTCAATCAAGACTACGTCGTTATAAACGTAAAGATACACGTAGTGtatccaatttatcaacaacAATGAATGCAACCAAAATGTCAGAGGAAGAAGAAATTTACTTAGATCAAGATAATGAATTAGTTGTAAATTTACTATCATCCTGTTTAACTTGGTTACCTGACGAACGAATTCAACCAAACAAAGCAATTCTGCACCCATGGTTCAATCATTTCTATAATAATAAATCCTCTATTGGGTTTCGTTCACAATTACGTGTTAGGAGTATGGAAGTATCAAAATTTGCACCAAATAATAGTAAATTAGCTAATGAAATTAATGAACGTTATTTAATTCATGACCATCGCAATGGTCATGAGTCATTGAATAAAGACTCATTGCATAAAATCAATGGATTTTGTAATAATGGAAGACGAAAAACATCAcgattaaatttaattaataatcatttagTCAATTTTGATATTACACCTAATAATTTCATTGTAGACGATTCAGTGAGAAATAACCATGAAACTGATGTAAAGCCATGTATGGTTGATGCACAAAGTAGTCCGATTCAAGAGgaagaattaaaaaaaactcgTCAAAACTCTCAAATTACCATAGTGCAACAACAGCCGTCATACATGGTTACTGTTTCTAATTCACCAAATAAATGTTCAAAAAATTTGTCACATTCAACTCAACATACTGATAAGCTTTCTTCTTCTGGGAATCGGCGTGTTACATTAGTTTATCCGAACAATAACAGTagtaatgttaatgataataGAACAATAACAACGACCACTCCGGTCACAACGACGATGGTTGCTACTACTGCTAATAGCAGTAATCAAGGTGTCGATAACAAGTCAACCGTATCAGATGACAATCAGGAAGGTCGATTACTGTCTGTGAACTTATCATTTAATCACTTAAACAATGATAATAGCATTACTAAaaccaataatagtaatattgatGGTGCATGTGATGATGTTAATATTAGCAATATAACTAGCA ATTTACTTACATCAGTTCGTCGGTCATCACTTATTGGATCCTTGAcagaaatcaataatttaaatggAACCCAATCCGAAGTTGTTGTAGAAAAAACACGTCCCCTAATTCATACCAAACCTGATGCAATATATCAAAGTAAAAAACGATTAGATCGTAACTCAACTAGTAACAGTGATCGACCATTATCGGAATTCactcatcatcaccatcaccaaAATAACCAACATCCGATTGCGGATTATG TGTGTAAAATCACAAATTCACCAAATCGATATTCATATTCCAATTTGCATCAATCGGTACCATTTGTATCTTCATTAACTATTGACAAATCTTTAAACAATAGTATGAATAATATTGTAAGTATACAAAAAATGAAGCCTGCCACTGATGTGGGCATGATAAATGCCTCAACCAAACGATATTCCGTCCCAACACGTACAAAGTTGATTGATATACCACAAGCAGAATATGAAATACCGATTActgatcataataatagtagtattaattaCAACCATATCAATGATTACGCTAAGCAggatattcattttattccagTTACATCATCACATGTGATAATTTCAACGGATTCAGGTATTTCGCACAAATTAAATACAACGCATGATAATAGCACTACTAATATAACAAGTAACTGTCATTATGAAACACAGTATAGATATCCCTCTAGCCATTACAGTCAACAACAATGTGATACATATCACAATCATAAAAACAACTATCAATACCGTCAGCAACAACCGCCATCACAACATCAAGAACAGTTCAATCGTCAAACCTCCTGTTGGTTGgctaacaacaacaataacagctGTTACAGTAATAACAATCGCAAAATTTTGAACTTTACAAGAAACCATACAGATCCAAAAGAACATTCCCTCAACAGTCATTTGAATGGGATCAGTTCAACTATTACAGGAATGAATAGTGGTAGCAccttgaattcaactattacacTTCCAGAAATCGCCCCAAAACCACCAGCTCGtacaaaattaattatttcgaacagtagtaataatgatactTCTAATAATATTGATTACAAAAGCCCATCAAGATGGCGTTCAgttaaatcattatcatcagaaGACTATGGTTCTGCAAATTTATACGGCCCACAGCCTTATTGTCAACCAACTATTGAATCACATAAAATTATTGTACAAAGATTACCTCAATTCAAtttgaataatagtaataataatggtcatAGTGGTTATACGGATCAAATGTCATCTTATTATACTCAATATGAAACTTGA